The genomic DNA TCTTCTGCATTATTCGCATTAGACAAGATCGTGCCATCGAAAATGAATTCAGCATCCTGCTTCGTATCGGTCATCACGCGGCTACCGATATTTTTTGCAATGATACAATCAGTCATTGTTACCGTTGATTGCTGCTCAATACGCGCCTCAGAACCCCAGTAATCACCTGAATTATACAATGTACAATTGGTCATGTTTACAATGATCGGCTGCGCACCACGTCCTTGGCCCACACGAACACCATACAACTGCCCTTCGCCACGGTGATTTTTGGCATACAAAGAGGCACAATTCACCATGTTTGTCGTTCCATAACCCTTGATCGAGAAGTTCTCTCTATTTCTTATGGAAACAATATTCTCCAATGAAGCGCCAGCAGCAGCAATATTTAACCCCTGGCCCGTATTGTCAGAAAGAATTGCCCCAGTAATGGATACATTAGCACAATTTTCATCGATATCAATACCATGACCATTCCAATCGCCACTACGCTCATGGTGGTTATGCGTACTTGTGATCTCAGTCATTACTACATTTGAGCAGTTCACAAACTTCAAACCTTCTTGACTATCATCTTCCAAATCAAATGCTGCTTTTGAACCCGTAACAGACACCCTGTCAAGGTTAATATCAGAAGCATCTTCGATACGGATACCGTTTTTCCCATGGCTCACTACTGTTATTTCGTCCATCGATAAACCTGTAACATCTGTTAAGAAAATAGCCTGGAAGACCTCCTCGAAATGCAAACCTCTTAAGGTCGTATTCATGTACTTACTTCCTTCATCGCCCATTTTTATTGCACGGTAGTACTTTTTAATGTTCAGGAAGGAAATTGTTACATCACTTGCTTCTAACTGAATGAAAACATCTTCACTTTCACCGCCAAAAGAACGAGGACCCACAAAAACAGGGAATCCATCGCCATTATCCACCCCTACGATGTTCTTGTTACCTTCAAGGATCTCCAAATGCTGTACCACATCGTAGTTTCCACCACCGATATACAATGTAAATCCTGCAGGCAGCATGTCGTAAGCTTCTTGCAGTCCATTCTCTTTGTTGGCAGCCAAGGCATTATCAAAATCTTCACCGTTCATCAGTCCAGCACCATCAGCCGTAACATAAAGATCGCTGTCCATTTTTTCTACCCAGTGCTTGAATTCCATTTCGTAAGCGTCATTTCCGTTGGTGAAATCTACGCTTAATGTTCCGTCTTCGGCTTCAATGATGTTCATCTCCTCGATCGTTCCACCGACAATGATGGTGCTATGGCTATCGCCGTCGAATTCCCATTTATCGGCCATCAGACCGTTGAAATCATCGCCTTCGACAGTGATTGTACCACCCAGACTGTTCTCATCAGCCGTGAAAGTGAATACCAAATCTTTCAGTGCCATATCGCCATCAACGATTCTGTTCACCTGCCATTTGTGGGCAATGTTGGTCGCCACTTCAATTTGCTCTTCTGTTGCTTCGTCTTCGTCAGGTGTTTCCTCACCACCTTCATGGTTCATCACCAAAGTGGTTTCTTTGCCACCATATTCGAAAGTAAGTGTTAAGCTTTCCTCGGCGATTTCCGAGATTTTCGCAGTACTGAAATCCCCTTTCAACAATAGATCCACGGCACTTTCTTTGTCGAACAACCAGCTGTCGCCAAAGATCCCTTCTTCCATGTTTTCCGCTTTCAGTGCGCCGCCTTTATTGTGGGCTTCGGCTTCGAAAGTCAGCTTTAGGTCTTTGAAAACTTCCTCGTTTGCAGAGGCAGACTCCGTAAACCAAGGACTACTTTTAAGAATAGTCGCGTTGGCGATCTGTGTTTTGGTTGCTGGTAAGTGCGCATCGATATCTCCGATGTCGAGTTGATCTTTGGTACAAGAGAACAGCCCGAATGCAAAAAGGCTGAACGTTAGTATTTTGAAAAAATTTGTCATAGTAATTGAAAAAAAATCAGGGTGGAGAATGCTGAGCACCCTCCACACCTTTGTATTGATATTGGTTTTATTTCTTTTTAGGAGCGGGTCGAAGAGAAGCCTTTATCAGCATACTCCTGACTGTCGAAGTTATCGCCCATACCGTCCCAGTCTTGTGTTGGGTTTTTCAGGTTAGGGTCGTTACCATCATCCTCAGGGTCTGCATTTTGTGCAGTATTATGGCGAATGGTGTTGTCCCAATTAATCGCCGCACCTTCTGCTTCTTTACCTTCCAAGTTCCAAAGCACATCTTCGTAAAGGCTGTTGCTGACGATACAGTTGGTCAGGGTCGTAGCCCCTCTTGAAACCACTTCAAAAGTAGATGACTGATAAATCGTTGAGTTCTGAACCGTCACCTTTGAACCTACTTCTGTCCAGAAGTTGTTGGTATTGGCACGGTTGTCATCTCCACCATGTCGGTAAGAGAAAGCCGCCAGACAGTTGTCTACCGTAGCGCCTGTTGTTGACCAGAAACGGAAGTTTTGTGTATTGGCAATCGAGATACAGTTGGTCAGTACTGGTGCTGGAGAGCGATCCCCGAAACCTGTACCGGTAGAATTTTTCGCAAAACAGTTGGTATAAGTGATCTTGCGGGCATTGGTACCAGCGTTAAACACATAACCGTTCCACCATCCACCAGAGTTGGCATGGTAAATATTTTCTCCACGAACATTGATGAAGTTGATCTCACTGTCATTGACCTCATCGTCGTTGTCGTTACCCACGCTGAAAGCAATTGGGAAATTCTCACGACCAGCTTGGAAGAAAGCTTCACCGCCCTGATCAGCGTAGCTGTTCGATACGGTAACTTTATAAGTACCACCGAAGATTTTCACGGCTGACTCTACAAAGTGCTTCACCGTTACGCCTTCAATCGCTACATCATGGGTCCCTTGCTCAGCATTTGAAGCGGTTGCTCCACCACGAATCGACAAACCATAGAAACAGTTATCTACCGTTACATTGTTGATTTCGATGGTTTCATGACGACCACGGGTCTCGATACCATTTGCGTAGTTCTTGATGATGATGTTTTTCACCGCCCAGAAGCTGGCGTTTGTACTCGCACGGATGAATGAAACGCTGTTGTCCCCTTCTTGCCATACGCCTTCGAACACTGGCAATCCAGCACCTTTATCAACACCCTCAATGATCTTCATGCCCGTTGCAGAAGCACCACTGTTGTTGATGTTCAAAGTTTGAGGTACATCGTAAAGACCGCCTTCGATCATCATCGTTCCGGTTTCGCCCAACAATGCCCAAGCCGCATTCAAGCCACCTTCACGGTTACCTTCAATCGCATTTTCCCAGCTTGAACCATCTTGCTCACCGGCGCCTGATGCCGTTACATAAACTTTGTCTTTATCTCCCTGCCCAGCTTCAGCATCTTTCACCAAATGCAAAACATAAGCGTCTTCATCGGCAGTGAAAGACATGGTCATGTCCTCAGAAGCCAAATGATCGATCGTCGCCACGCGAACGGTACCGCCCACATCAATGGTTTCGTATTTTCCGTCTTCAAAGAACCAGTAGTCAGAGAACAAAATGTTGCCACCTGTTACGCCTTCGACTACAAAGTCCCCTTCTTTATTGTTTTCTCTTTTATTGATGGTCAGCGTCATTTGGTCGAAAAGCTCTCCTCCCTCTGCACTTTCCACGGTCCATTCACCGACCAGGGCATTGGCAAAAGCTTTTTGCTCCGCAGTTGCTGGTGCCTGATAAGGACCGTATTGATCTTCCTCCTTACAACAAGAGGAGAACGCCATCGCTGCCATTACGAACAGCCATAGTTTTGATGATATATTAAAAAAGTTCATCCTTGTATTCTTTTGAATGATACACCGTTAATTTCTGTAAGGAAGAAGGCAGAAAGCCCACCTTCTTCGCTCTCAAAAAATATTTTTAAAATTGGATATCCTGACCTGTACGGCTTGAAGAGTATCCTTTATCTGGGTATTGCTGACTGTCGAAAGCGCTGTTACCACCCGTCCAATCTTCTGAAGGATTGTTAAACTTTGGATCCGCATCTGTCTGGTGACCGTCCGAACCGTTCGGGTTGAACTTGATCGTGGTATCCCAAACAACAACACCTGAGTTTCCTTCGTTGGTATGCAATTTTTCGCTGTTATCGCTGGCGATGATACAGTCATTCAAAGTGATCGTTCCCATATGAGAAAGAATCTCGAACTGATCAGAATGATAGAAAGTCGATTTGAAGAAGGTAACCATGGTTTTGTCAGAACCGAATGATCCTGCACCAACAATACTACCCTTCACGCCTGATTCTACATGCTTAGGCGCCAAACTTACTGAGTTGTAAATCTCTGCTCCCATCACTTCACCATTCACTTCACGGCCTTCAGACCAGAAACGGTAGTTACGCTTGTTGTGCGCAGAAATACAGTCGATCAATAGTGGGTTTTGTGATTTATCATCCCATCCGCCATCTGTGTTAGCATAAGCATAACATCCTACATATTTCAGGTTGTAAGCATTGCGTTCAGAAACGAATGAATCAGCATTTGAATACACATCATGCTCGTGATAGTTATTTCCAGCCTTCACATTAATGTATGTGATGTCGTGGTCATAAATACCATCTGCATTACCATCGGCCACATGGAAACTTGATCCCCAGTTGCCTGTTCTCCAGAAAGCTTTACCGCCCTGGTCTGCTGTACAATCCTTGATCGTAACATTGTAGTTACCACCATTGATGCGGATACCACGCTTGGTATAATGGGTGAAATGACAGTTCTCAACGATCAAATCGTGTGTTCCCACTTCCGGGTTGGCGGTTGTTGCGTTACCTCTCATCAGGATTCCGCTGTCCATCATATCAATTTCAATATTGTTCAATCTTCCACCTACGTGGCGACCGTTCAAATCAATACCGAAGCGGTAATTTTTGATTTTGATATTCGATATTTTCCAGAAGTTCTGGCTCACCATCACTTTCAAGAAAGTGGCTGACTGTGGCTGGTTGTCAGCATCCCATCCGCCAACAAATACCGGCATGTTATTTTCATCACCAATGATTTCCAACATATCATCTGCTGAAGTACCACCGATTTTCAACTCGAAGTGTTGCTCTACATCGTAAGTACCACCACCGATATGCATCTTGCGACCCTCTTTACTCAAAAGTTCAATCGCATCGTTCAGACCGTTGGCTTTGTTACCTGCTACGGCATTTTCCCAGCTTTCACCCGTCTGCTCACCGGCACCGTCAGGGGTAACGAATACTTCCAGCAATTCTGGCTTTTCTTCGCCATTGTCGCCGTCTTCGTTTTCAGAATCATCTTTAATAAACGACAGGTCATAAGTTTGTCCGTGGGCAAATTTCACCTCCAGGTTGGTTGGTGTAACATCAATGATGTCCATATACCCTACCTGTCCGCCAACATAAATTTGTTCTTCAGTTTCCTGATCAAACAACCATACAGGGCCGAAGATTTCCTCTTCGAGTCCTTTAGAAGAAATCAATCCTCCTTTATGATCATCATTGGTGGTGAAGTTCAACTCCAGCTCGCGCATATCATCTGTTGGCGCAGTGGCCGGATCAAGCGTCCAGTGGCCTGCCAGGCGGCGGGCTACCTGTACCTGTTCTTCGGTGGCATCCCCCTCACGTTCACGGATACCGATTTCGTCCTCTACTTTACAACAGGCAAAAAGTGCTGTTGCCAAGCCCCCGAATAGCATCAGGGTCTTAAAAAAAGTATTTATATTTTTTTTCATAGGAATAAATATTAAAAAATAACCCGGCAGGGGAAATCCCCTGCCCGATCAAAGTCTTATCAATTACCAACCAGGGTTTTGATTCAGTTTAGGGTTCAAATCACGTTCCTGCTGAGGGATCGGCCAGAAACCTCTTTTTGACTGATCAAAAGTTACCAGGAAGTCGTCCGCAATACCGCCATCACCTGTTGAAGGTACGCCCGCCATTGATGGCTCGCGCAAGGTGTAAGAAGTAACGGTCAACTGCTGATCGGCATAATCCAACCCACGGCGCAACACATCGAAGTAGCGATGACCTTCCATTGCCAGCTCTTTACGACGCTCCAGGTAGATGGCATCCAAGTCCACTGAAGTAAGGTTGTCCAATCCGGCACGGTTACGCACCATGTTCACATACTGAACAGATTTCGCGCTGTTGGCATCCAGGTTCAATTCCGCAGCCATCAAAAGAACGTCGGCAAAACGGATATAATGAATGTTCTGTGCGTAGTTGAATCGGTGATCGACATCAGTCTGGAACTCATAATGTGAGGTGTATTTGAAAGAGAAATAACCTGTATTGTTATACCCTACGCTCATCATGTTTCTTGGAGAGATCGAAGAACCTGACGCTACGGCCTCGTTGATCAGTGAATCCGCCGTGATGAAGGTCGCTGAAGAGCGCTTGTCATCCGCAGTAAAAAGATCTACCAATTCATGAGAAGGGATGTTATGTCCCCAGCCATCACGAATTACATTCTGACTTGCGGTGAAATCACGTGGGCCAGCCATGGTACACAAGAAGTTACCCAGGGCATCATCACGCCAAGCGCCGGAGATACCAGTATCTGAGAAAGGAATTTCGAAAAGGGTTTCCATTCCAAAGTTCCCTTTTTCTGTAAAGATATCCTTGAATTCTGGCTCCAAACGGGCACCTGAATTGTTGATGATATCTTCTGCCAAAGCGATTGCATCGGCTTTGGTGAAGGCTGGGCCTTCCAATGTTGGCAACTCTGCCGACTGGTAGTAACCCGTATAGAACATGTACATTTTCAGCAACTCAGCCTTGGCAGCCCATTGCGTTAAACGGCCAAGGTTACCACCCCCCATTGTTGGGGCCATCATATCGATAGCCTGCAACATATCCGAAGTAACCTGTGCGTAAGCCTGCGCTGGTGTTGCCTGCTCGATCTCTTTCCACTCATCTCCACGAGGCTGTGTAAGTATCAATGGAATGTTTTCATACACACGCAACAACTCATAGTAGTAATGTGCTCTGAGGAAAAGGGTTTCACCATAGAAATTCTCTTTGTCCTCGCGCTCGCGGTCTTTGAACTCAATCTGATCATAACGTTCCAGCAACACGTTTGCGCGGCTGATCCCACCATAATTCTTGGTCCAGAAATTCAGCGCCAAAACATTGGAAGCCGAAGGGTCCCCAAATCGGGAATCTCCAAATCTTACCAACGCCTTCATGTAACCACGGTCGGCAGCATCTTTGGCACCAACGTAGGCATCATCGGACTGCGAATCGAAGATCAGGTTGCCAATATTGTAATGGTTACCGTCCAATCGCTGAGAACGCAAAGGCTCATAAACCCCCATCAGGGCTCTGAAAGCCTCATCGCGGTTTTGGTAAAAAGAATCTTCTGTTTGTGAATCTGTTGGCGACAGGTCAAGGAAATCCGCACATCCTGACATTGACATCATCAGTAACAACAGCCCACAAGTGAATATATTTTTATATTTAGTCATGACAATTAACTTTAAAAATTCAATGATTAGAAGGATACATTAACACCCAAAAGGTAGGTTCTCGCTTGTGGGTAATTACCGATATCCAATCCTTGGTTTCTCCATGAACTCATCTGTCCAACCTCAGGATCAAATCCTGTGTATTTGGTGAAAGTCAGTAAGTTTTGTCCTGAAATATAGACACGTACACGCTCGGCGCCGATCTTAGCGGCTATGTGCTCTGGCAAAACATAACCAATCTGCATGTTTTTCAGACGCAAGTAGCTGCCGTCCTCTACGTGAACCATATCGTTAATTCGTGTGTAGTTCTGGTTAGGATCCTGCTGCGTTGCACGTGGGTAGCTGTTGGTAGAGCCTTCGCCTGTCCAACGTTCCAACGATCTTGACCAGTAGTTTTGTGCGCCCAAATGCAACTGACGGTTGATGTTCAGGATGCTTCCGCCCTGAACCCCTTGCCAGAACATCGAGAAGTCGAAGTTTTTATAAGAAGCATTGAAGTTGATACCATAGTTAAAATCAGGAATGTTACTTCCAAGATCCACATAGTCATCAGCACTGATCTCCCCATCACCGTTGGTATCCACAAAGCGGATATCTCCTGGGCGTGCGTCTGGCTGAATAGGTTGGCCGTCAGCATTCACATAATCTTCAATCTCCTGTTGGTTCTGGAAGATACCGTTGGTCTGGTAACCTGCAAAGAAAGGCAATGAATGACCAACCTGCATACGCGTTGCGCCATCGTATTTATAGAAGTTTCTCCAACCATTGATGAATCCGTCGGCGTTGTTGAACTCCGTTACTTCATTGCGGTTGAAGGCGATGTTACCACGGATATCAAAGTTGAAATCACCAGTGTTCTTGCGGTAGTTCAAGCTCAATTCAACCCCTTGGTTACGGATGGTACCGATGTTACCCATTGGGTTCGGCTGACCTACATAACCAGGAACAGGCTGCTCAGACAAAAGATCTTTGGTGGTCTTGTTGTAATATTCCGTAGTGAACATGAATTTATCATCCAGGAATCCCAAATCAACCCCAACGTTGGATTGCTCCGAAGTTTCCCATTTCAAATCTGGGTTGGCAGCACGGTTAACCACAATCACATTGATCGGTGTGCCATCAGGGCCCATTGGGTAGGCCAAAGCACCACCATTGTTGGCGTCCATCTGTCCAACAGTTGAAAGGAAGTTGAAACGACCGATCGCCTCATTACCTACCTGTCCCCAAGAACCTCTTACTTTGAAGTGGTTGATGATGCTGCTGTTGAAGAAGCTTTCATTGTGAACGTTCCAACCTGCAGAGATCGAAGGGAATACACCGAAACGGTTGTTTTCACCAAAGCGGGAAGAACCATCGTAACGAACGGTTGCGGTGAACATATAACGCTCATCGTAATCGTAGTTCACACGACCGAAATAAGACAACAGTCTGTTCTCCAGGAAGGAGCCGCCGGTACGCTGTGACTGATCGTTGGCACCATTATCCAACCAACCGGTGTTCCAGTCTGCTGGGTTAATATTGGTTCTGTACCCTGTTTGTGTCTTGATCGTGTTGTTGATCATCGATGTACCCAAAACCCCACCGATGGTATGTTTTGTACCGATGTTCTTATTATAAGTCAAAACGTTCTCCCACTGCCAGTAAGCATCTGAAGAAGCCGTTTGGCTTACCGAGTTCACCGGGTTCTGAATCATTGAACTCAAATAATTTACAGGGGTGTAATCTCTCCACTCCTGATTCTGCCATCTGAAACCAAAATCAGATTTGAATTCCAAACCTTCGATAATTTTTACTTTTCCGTAGAAATTACCCTGTACCTGACGGCTGAAGTTCTCATTGAAAGTGGTCGCATGCTTGGCCGCAGGGTTATACAATTCAGGCAACAAGCTCGAGATACCGTAGTAGTTACCGTTTCCATCGCGCACGGGGTTGTGTGGCAGGTTGTCGTAATCGCGGATATCACGTGGGTTGGTTACCGTATGCGGCGTTAATGGATCCAGCAAAGTAGACTGGTTCAATCCAGAATCCACCGTTTTGCGGGAAGTAGAAACGATCGACAAATTCTCCCCGAAAGTAATGCGGGAGGTGATTTTATGCTCTGAATTCATTCGCAGGTTGATACGATCGAAAGCTGACTGATCGCCACCGATGATACCCTGCTGACCGAAATATCCGGCACTGATGGCAAAAGTAGAATATTTGCTACCGCCCGTCATCGATACGTTATGGTTCTGAATCGGTGCATTTGGCGTAAATAAATGACTCTGCCAATCGGTATTGTTCTCAGGATTTTCGATCTGGTAACGTGAATACAATGGGTTACGTCCGTCATTGAAATTCACCTCATTCTGCATGGCCATATATTGTCGAGCATCCAGAACATCTACGGTCTTCCAGGCATTCTGAACACCATAATAACCATCGTAAGAAACCTTAATGGCTCCTTCCTGCCCTTTTTTGGTTGTAATCAAAACAACCCCGTTCGCACCACGAGAACCGTAGATCGCTGCCGAAGCCGCATCCTTCAGTACTTCCATCGACTCAATATCGTTCGGGTTTACATTGGCAATTGAAGTTACCACCAAACCATCAACAATATAAAGTGGAGAAGAATCTCCGTTGGTCCCGACCCCACGAACGCGGATCTGAACACCAGCACCTGGCGCACCAGAATTATTCATTACATCCACACCGGCGGTACGTCCCTGCAAAGCCTGATCCACACCCGAAACAGGCATTGCGGTGATCTCCTCAGGAGATACCGACGCAATCGCGCCCGTTACCACGGATTTTTTCTGAACACCGTAACCAACAACCACCAACTCTTCAAGCTGTGTAACGTTGGCACTCATTTTTACATCCACTACCGACTCGCGTGCAGGAATTTCCTGCGAGTTATACCCTACAAAAGAGTAAACCAACACATCACCAATAGTAACATTCTTGAGGGTGTACTGCCCCATATAATCAGTTACAGTACCTGTGGTTGTTCCTTTTACAACAATAGAAACCCCTGGCATACCTTCCCCGTCCTCATCAAGAACGGTTCCGGAAACATCAATGGTTTCCTGCTGTGCTGCCTTAGGAGCCGCAACTGGCGCATTGCTTTTTTGTCCCTTTTTCTTGATAGCGACATATTTGTCCACTACCTCATAGACTAAATCTGTCCCTTTTAACACATCGGTTAAAATTTCATCAACGGTAGCCTGCTCAAAATTGGCATTCACTACACGCTTGAGTGCCGGCTGGCTGTCCTCATAGAAAAAATAAAAGTCAGACTCCTGTTCAATGTATTGGAT from Persicobacter psychrovividus includes the following:
- a CDS encoding TonB-dependent receptor; protein product: MASSKYASNKKFVIKERRISIEQIIQYIEQESDFYFFYEDSQPALKRVVNANFEQATVDEILTDVLKGTDLVYEVVDKYVAIKKKGQKSNAPVAAPKAAQQETIDVSGTVLDEDGEGMPGVSIVVKGTTTGTVTDYMGQYTLKNVTIGDVLVYSFVGYNSQEIPARESVVDVKMSANVTQLEELVVVGYGVQKKSVVTGAIASVSPEEITAMPVSGVDQALQGRTAGVDVMNNSGAPGAGVQIRVRGVGTNGDSSPLYIVDGLVVTSIANVNPNDIESMEVLKDAASAAIYGSRGANGVVLITTKKGQEGAIKVSYDGYYGVQNAWKTVDVLDARQYMAMQNEVNFNDGRNPLYSRYQIENPENNTDWQSHLFTPNAPIQNHNVSMTGGSKYSTFAISAGYFGQQGIIGGDQSAFDRINLRMNSEHKITSRITFGENLSIVSTSRKTVDSGLNQSTLLDPLTPHTVTNPRDIRDYDNLPHNPVRDGNGNYYGISSLLPELYNPAAKHATTFNENFSRQVQGNFYGKVKIIEGLEFKSDFGFRWQNQEWRDYTPVNYLSSMIQNPVNSVSQTASSDAYWQWENVLTYNKNIGTKHTIGGVLGTSMINNTIKTQTGYRTNINPADWNTGWLDNGANDQSQRTGGSFLENRLLSYFGRVNYDYDERYMFTATVRYDGSSRFGENNRFGVFPSISAGWNVHNESFFNSSIINHFKVRGSWGQVGNEAIGRFNFLSTVGQMDANNGGALAYPMGPDGTPINVIVVNRAANPDLKWETSEQSNVGVDLGFLDDKFMFTTEYYNKTTKDLLSEQPVPGYVGQPNPMGNIGTIRNQGVELSLNYRKNTGDFNFDIRGNIAFNRNEVTEFNNADGFINGWRNFYKYDGATRMQVGHSLPFFAGYQTNGIFQNQQEIEDYVNADGQPIQPDARPGDIRFVDTNGDGEISADDYVDLGSNIPDFNYGINFNASYKNFDFSMFWQGVQGGSILNINRQLHLGAQNYWSRSLERWTGEGSTNSYPRATQQDPNQNYTRINDMVHVEDGSYLRLKNMQIGYVLPEHIAAKIGAERVRVYISGQNLLTFTKYTGFDPEVGQMSSWRNQGLDIGNYPQARTYLLGVNVSF
- a CDS encoding right-handed parallel beta-helix repeat-containing protein yields the protein MTNFFKILTFSLFAFGLFSCTKDQLDIGDIDAHLPATKTQIANATILKSSPWFTESASANEEVFKDLKLTFEAEAHNKGGALKAENMEEGIFGDSWLFDKESAVDLLLKGDFSTAKISEIAEESLTLTFEYGGKETTLVMNHEGGEETPDEDEATEEQIEVATNIAHKWQVNRIVDGDMALKDLVFTFTADENSLGGTITVEGDDFNGLMADKWEFDGDSHSTIIVGGTIEEMNIIEAEDGTLSVDFTNGNDAYEMEFKHWVEKMDSDLYVTADGAGLMNGEDFDNALAANKENGLQEAYDMLPAGFTLYIGGGNYDVVQHLEILEGNKNIVGVDNGDGFPVFVGPRSFGGESEDVFIQLEASDVTISFLNIKKYYRAIKMGDEGSKYMNTTLRGLHFEEVFQAIFLTDVTGLSMDEITVVSHGKNGIRIEDASDINLDRVSVTGSKAAFDLEDDSQEGLKFVNCSNVVMTEITSTHNHHERSGDWNGHGIDIDENCANVSITGAILSDNTGQGLNIAAAGASLENIVSIRNRENFSIKGYGTTNMVNCASLYAKNHRGEGQLYGVRVGQGRGAQPIIVNMTNCTLYNSGDYWGSEARIEQQSTVTMTDCIIAKNIGSRVMTDTKQDAEFIFDGTILSNANNAEDGSDAVPNFNNDDAEWNGQGDAFNSQVYPTKGFRQN
- a CDS encoding RagB/SusD family nutrient uptake outer membrane protein → MTKYKNIFTCGLLLLMMSMSGCADFLDLSPTDSQTEDSFYQNRDEAFRALMGVYEPLRSQRLDGNHYNIGNLIFDSQSDDAYVGAKDAADRGYMKALVRFGDSRFGDPSASNVLALNFWTKNYGGISRANVLLERYDQIEFKDREREDKENFYGETLFLRAHYYYELLRVYENIPLILTQPRGDEWKEIEQATPAQAYAQVTSDMLQAIDMMAPTMGGGNLGRLTQWAAKAELLKMYMFYTGYYQSAELPTLEGPAFTKADAIALAEDIINNSGARLEPEFKDIFTEKGNFGMETLFEIPFSDTGISGAWRDDALGNFLCTMAGPRDFTASQNVIRDGWGHNIPSHELVDLFTADDKRSSATFITADSLINEAVASGSSISPRNMMSVGYNNTGYFSFKYTSHYEFQTDVDHRFNYAQNIHYIRFADVLLMAAELNLDANSAKSVQYVNMVRNRAGLDNLTSVDLDAIYLERRKELAMEGHRYFDVLRRGLDYADQQLTVTSYTLREPSMAGVPSTGDGGIADDFLVTFDQSKRGFWPIPQQERDLNPKLNQNPGW